A section of the Triticum dicoccoides isolate Atlit2015 ecotype Zavitan chromosome 7A, WEW_v2.0, whole genome shotgun sequence genome encodes:
- the LOC119327468 gene encoding uncharacterized protein LOC119327468, translated as MFATAARWAAKKGKPKMAPIELTTAPDQAQSITRTIFDVVKEHGPLTISDVWEHVKDVGLRGLTSKRQMKIMLRWMREKQKLRLICDHDGPHKQFLYTTWFTNPNNAPQRPKRELSREPPKP; from the exons ATGTTTGCGACGGCGGCGCGGTGGGCGGCGAAGAAGGGGAAGCCCAAGATGGCGCCGATCGAGCTCACGACGGCGCCGGATCAGGCGCAGTCCATCACCCGCACCATCTTCGACGTCGTCAAGGAGCACGGCCCCCTCACCATCTCCGACGTTTGGGAGCACGTCAAG GATGTAGGCCTGAGGGGTTTGACAAGCAAGAGGCAGATGAAGATCATGCTGCGGTGGATGAGGGAGAAGCAGAAGCTCCGGCTCATCTGCGACCATGACGGACCTCACAAACAATTCCTCTACACGACATGGTTCACCAACCCCAATAATGCGCCGCAGAGGCCCAAGAGGGAGCTCAGCAGAGAGCCTCCCAAGCCATGA